The Saccharolobus shibatae B12 genomic interval GTTTTCACGTATCCTATAAGTAAGTATCTAAATAAATAACTTATCTTCAATAATATTAAACATTCAAGAAATAAGCCTCTTAGGCATAAATACTTTTAAACTAGATTGTAAAAATCTCTATTACCCTTGGGATAAAATCCTCTCTATTAACTTCCCTACTTTCTGCATTTCTTCCGCTTCTCCCATATTGCTATATTGTACCAACTTCTCGTCAAAGGGAATAGTAAGTATATCACACTTTACATCTTGACTAATTTCTTTAACTATTTGGTCAATTTCTTTCTGAATGTCACCTATTTGAGGTACCATGTTAATTACGAAAGCGAGGGGTTTGGATTTAGTTCTATTTATTGTGTCTAGAAAATATTTTACAACATCTGTAATATCATTCCTAATAGCGTCAGTTATTCCTACTGCAGCTATGAGATAGTTGGGGAAATTTCTCTTAAACATTTCATATTCATCATATACCAATGGATCGTTAGTCATGAAAATTCTACCGTAATCTACTATGATGATATCATAGCCTTTCGATACAAGATCAACGTAAGCTTTTTCAGCCTTTTCACCAATGTCTTTAACCTTATGATGTAGCTCTTTCTCATTTACTGGATCACTATATAACTTAAATAACGTTAAGTTATCGTTAACCTTATACTCATATTGTTCCTTGCCTAAACCTTCCACTATTGCCTTATGAAAACCAATACCGTTAAAGCCTAAAATTAAAGACCCCATGGAAAGCAGATCCTTATCAATATATAAAACCTTATATTTTTTTGAAAGATATAGTGCAGTATTTAACGCAATCGTTGTTTTCCCGACACCACCTTTTAAACCTATAATACCAATTCTAATCTTCATTATAGAGAAGTCACAAAATGAGAAAATAAAATTTACTCATAATAGTGATTTTTCTTTCATACTTGTTGAAATTTTTTCTGTCTAGATTTTCTAGTTCTTGTAAAGTTTGGATGACTAATACATAAACACTCCTTTATTCAAAATCTAAAAACTTTCTTAAGATGGAATGATAGCTCGTGTTAACAAATGAGCAAACTACTTTTTTATATAACCTAGAAAAGAACAAACTTTCCCCTTAGTTTAAAAGTCATTGAAGTCCAACTCTGGATTTAACAATGAGTAGATAAATACGAAATAAAAGTGATTTTTGTTAAAGCGTTCCACAATTCATTAATGACTTTCCATAGATATTTTTATTATGGAAAATCTAAGCATTGCCCTACTAGTAGGAGTTGCTACTCATTTTCCTTGAAACTACTTTTCTAGCTTTTAATGAATACATATAAGTGTTTAGTTAGTATGTTAATTTATGAAAGTCGTCGTATTTGCCTCGAGTAGAGAAGCGGAAATGGAGGAACCAATATTTTGCGATAGGGATACCGTAAGGGTTGATGCCAGTAAGTGCACTGGGAAGGGAATTAACGTCGCCCCATTTATAGCAAGGTATTTAAAGGATTTGGGCTTCCATGTTTTAGTGGTTGACCCATTTGCCGAGGAAAGTTATTATGAAGCTGATGAGGTGATAAAAGGTACTACTTTCCAAATTCCAGATGACGTTGTAAAGGACAATTACGTAATAGTTGCAACTAGGCACGTTTACGATACTTGGGCTATTATGAAGTCAATTTATGGTGGAGCTAAGGAGATTGCTGTAATTATGAGCTTAAAGAGAGCTGAGGTAATATTGAAGAGGCTTATCCAAGCTGGAATTGATAAAGAGAAATTAAAGAAATTGAGAATTCCAGCCGGTTTAGATATTGGTGCTAAGAGCGAGAAAGAGATCGCTCTATCAATTGTCGCTGAAGTCTTAGCTGTGACAAGAGGTAGTATGGGATTACCTCTTAGAGAAGTTAAGGGGTTTGAAAAGCTTTTAGAGAAATTATGAGAGGTTAAAATTGTATTAGAAGAAGATTAACTTTAATTCTAGATAATTCTTCCTCTATGGCAGTATAAGCAAACGTTTATTTGAATGTATCACTATCTTTTAGTGTATGAAGGAAGAGATCAACAAAGAAGAGGAGCTGAATAAGGGGAATAAAAAGCTATCATTTAAGGACATATTCTTCATCTCCTTTGGTGGACAAGCACCCTTTATCTCCTTACTAACCTTCGGTACTGTCATAATAGGAAAAGTAGGAACACAAGCGCCATTTGCAATGCTAGTCGCAACTCTCGTAGTTCTATTTAACGGTGTAGTCATTTACTCTTTATCAGGGAGATTTAAGAGGGGTGGGGGATATTATACATACGCGTTTTACTCCTTAACCTCTAGGTTAGGGTTGAATACGGGTTGGAACTATTTACTTTACGGATTGGCCTATGGTGGGACATTACTCACAGGTGGAGCTTACGTACTTTATACTATTATTTCAACGTACGTACCCTCTACAATACTGCCTTCAATATTTTATGATCAGTGGTTTTACGCATTAATTATAGGAATAATTGCGACGTCAATAGTACTTGCTGGAGTACAAGTGTCAGCTAAGTACGCTATTGGAGCGTCAATAGTAGAAATCTTAATAATTTCCCTACTTTCCCTACTATTTCTTTACGATTCTAAATGGAATTTTTACAATCCAATACCGAGTTCAATAACACCTACCTTAATATCAGCTGTAGTTTTCGGATTGGGAATACCAACAGGTTACGGCTCAATAGCTCCCCTAGGTGGAGAAACCAATCCTAAAACCATAGGTAAAGCTGCAATTTCAGTGTTATTATTTGGTGGAGGTTTAGCAACGTTTTTCTTTTACTCCTTGGCAGCCATGAACTTCACTGGAAACTTAATAGACTACTTACTGTTTAGATTTGGCTTAATAGGTACATTCATAATAGCTCTCATCGCGTTAAGCGATGGGACGTTAGGAGGAATGACGTATATTTTAGCTGATTCCCGAACGTTGAAGGCAATGGCTGAGGATAGGATAATGCCAAGTGGTCTCTCTAAGGTGAAATACTCTGAGCTACTTGTGGGATTAGTCTTCATAACTGCGTTAACTGCAATGAGTTACACCTTTGGATTATACAACACTTTCACAATACTTGGAGCGTTAGCTGGTTTAAACAACTTGTTTGTTCACATCTCTGCCAATTCCTCACTAATTAGGATTGCATCGAAGAGAGCATTGAAGCATCTTCATGAAATATTTATCGGGATTTTCGCATCATTGGTCAGTATATCAGTCTTTCTATACTCTTTGCCAACGTTTAACAAATACATAGTATATCTGTTCTTTGGTTGGATAATTTTAGGTTTCATTTACGCTGAGGCGTTGGAAATAAGTAGAGAATCGGGTGAGGAAGAGGGTTCTAAGGGTTAAATTCATTATATTCAAGCTTATCCTTTAAAGAAGATGTTAGCTTAATTATGTCGAATTCCTCTAAAGATCTTTACATAAAAAGGGGTTTGGACTTCATTAAATTTTCATGAATTTGTATCAAATCCTCAGATCTTGAACTTCACCAAAGTCACGGAGCATTGCCCCGTTTATTCTTCTCCACCCTTTAGCGGGATAACCCCAACCCACACCCGTGGTGTACTACGGATGTGGGGGAAGCTTGCACATCTTGCATAATATCTTGTTACATTTCGGGAAGCCCATCCACATCAAGTAGCAAGCTTTTTAAGAAATTCTTTACATATAAAGTATATAAACTTCATGTTTTATTGAAAACTGCTGGCCACGGCGTCTGGATTTCTCTTAGGTATATGACTATCCATCGTCACCTTAAAAGGTGAGGTTTTCCGTCCCCTTTGAACCCCTTATTTTTATAAAAATTATCCTCTATGGCTCATTCCGTGAATATTTTCCCGGTTCGACTAAGTCACATGATTAACAGTAACACAATCAAGTAGAGCATTTCCACTAACTCGTAAATTCCGTAATAGAAAAGCCCATTAGGATTTGAATAGATCTTTCCCAAAACGTTTCTAACGTAAAGTACACCTCCCACTACATGTATCAAAAGGTAAAAATACGTAACGAGGAGTAAAGGTAACGCCACTCCTCTTAGATAAAATAAAACAACAACGTAAAAGACCGCCTCGTAAACTGCTATCACGTTTCCTATCTTCTTAGGAAAGGTCTTTTCTAAAAAAGATATTGTTGCCCCTATTAAATGTATTATTACCATAACCCCAATCAAGTAAATTATTAACAGCATCGTTTCATTAGCGTAATTAGAGATTTAAATTTGACATACCTAATCTCTTGCTAAAACTTATTGACGGTAACGTAAAGAGTGATATGTGGACAAATACTATCTTATTGCCTTCATAATTCTTTGCCTTGGAATTATGTTTGATGGAATTCTAATCGTCTTCTTCGTAGCAACTGTAACGTCATTAATCTTACCAGCAGTAAGAAGAAGATTCCCCTTAATCTAGTGGATTTACATTTGAGAAAATTGGCCAGCAACGGGAATATCATTTGGCAATTATGCTTATAATTTCCCTCCACATCTCCTAGGAGTACCGATTTTCGTAATTTTAGCCTGGGGTGTATTTTCCTTTTTGTCATACGCTGCAATTTACAACTTGTCTAATGGGTTAAAACTTGTTTTCTTCCCTTTTCTGAGAGTGGATAGCAATTTCGTTCATTTGAAATATTTTAATCTATTATCAACTATTTGTCTAACATGTACGTTGGGGTGAGAGTAGGTTATTAGGAAGAACGTCGATAACCACCTAATTAGTGTGAACTTGCTAGAATTCCATGGGGAGTAGTAGTCCATTAATGCTAGTCTATGTTTTAGGCTTTTGAATCCTTGTTCAGCATAATCCCTCTCGTTGAATATTATCTTCCATTGTTTAATATAATTCTTAATAGTTTGAGGAATCCTTTTCTTTTCATATTCAGTCCAGAACCTACGTCTGTTATTACTTGGTTGTAGTCCTTAACTTGTTCTTGTAAGTACTTTGCTTGTTAAATCATCCTTTTGTGTGTTTGATGATACCCTAGCATATAATATTGTGTTCCTAACAATACCCATCAGCTTTTCTACGTCCTTCTCTCTGAATCTCCATTTGCCGGTCTATAGGATTACGGGTTTAATGTAACCTTTTCTTAACATATTCTCAGAGTGTTTCACAGAATATTCCTAGACGTTAGCATACTTCTTTAGGTCTTATCATTGTATAAGACTTTATTATAAAATAATACAAACTTTGCGGTCTATCGAAAACTGTTGACAACGGCCTTGGATAAAATATGAAGATAATATCGTGAGTGTTTTAGTGTGTAAGCTTTTAGCATACTGTACTAGTAATCAGTAATATGATTTTTATCACATAGCTTATTCCACTGTAGATAACTCAGTTATCGTTCTTTTTAATCTCTCAAGTATCATATAATACTATGGAGACAAAAATACCGACAATTGAGAAGCACAGAAATGCTTATATAAAAATCAGGGTAATTGAAAGCTTAGATGAACTAGCCTTAGGTTTAAAACTCCTTAAAGAAGGATTTAGTAGGAACTCTGCAAATAAGATTTTCCTTTCATGGAAGGCATTAATGAGTGCTTTAACAGTCATGAACTTAGAAAAAATGCCTAGAAATGAGAAAGAAAAAGAGTGGTATTATAAGACCGGATTTCTTGCTCCAACTACGGGATTAAAAGGAATTTCACAAAGGCTTGAAGAATTAGGATATAAAGTGAATCATTTAACTTCTACTGCTCTTGAACTACATAGATATGCTTATAATGGGTTATATAAAGGAGCAAGTGACTACTCAGACAGAGAAGAGGCGATAAGAGATATTCTCCAGTTAGCCAAAGATATTCTTACCAGTGTAAGGGAATTATTTAAGGATTACTGGGATAGTGAAATCGAACAACATTATAAAATTGCAGAAAAAGAAATGAGTTCTTAATGGGGTCATCAAGAATTCATTATGAATTGTAATTTTCCTTATTAAATTTATGGAGTTTAATGCATAAATAATAGAGTGTAGTAAAACTATTCTTTATTGTTTGAACTGCAATCTCATTATAATATGTTTTTACTTGCTCTTCATATTAATGTTATTTAATTCAAATTTAATAGTTGAAATTCCACCATAGTAAGACAAATGGAAGCTTAATGAAACTTTGAATTATCCTACTATGTAATTACTTATAGTTAAAATTTTGCTAGTTAATATCAATATAATGAAATTAATTGAGATAACAGCGTAAATATATAATTGATTTTCAGAATTTTTATCTAACTTGACAATCAATTTTAGTGACAAAAAACAATTAATATAAAATAAAATATCTCTTATTAATCAGTTATCTAGTTCACTTCAACATCTTAAGTTAAAACTATTCATTTTACTCCTTTACAACACCCACGGTTGAAAACTTAGGTTTATTAGAGACGGAGCATGTAGTGCCTATTATGAAAAGGACTATATGTAGGAAGGAGATTTATAGTTTAATGATAAAACAATTTCATACTGTTAACATGCTAACCCTATAATTTCTGCAATTCCGCATAATTTATCATAAACCCCGAACTTCTTAGCCTTTTCTTTTAGCCCTTCGCTTAAGCCGTAATTTAACAGTATCGCAATAACATCCTCTTCATCTTGACTGCTACCATAGATAAGTTTAGCAACTACGATATCTTCAACACTCTCAATCCAACAAGGGATTCCTAAAAGCTCTCCCCTAATCCTTCCATTAAGGACTTCGTAATCAAGTTCATCCTTAGCAAATTTTAAGTCGATGTGAAAAAAGATATTTCCTGGAAAAAATAACGTAACTCTACTCCTCTCTTTAAAAGCTTCTAATAATTCACGCTCTGAAAATTCAAAACCTTTATCCTTTAACGCTGAGATAAGTAGTTCCACTTTATCAGTATCTACTACTACATCAATATCTTGAGTTATTCTATTCCTTCCATAATGAATTGCAATTAAACCTCCTACTATTACATATCTGCAATTGGCTTTTTCTAACGCTTTTACTAACCTTTGTAGGGCCTCAGAGATCTTCTCCATTCTCTCACCTTCATTAAATGTTCCCTTGCTTTATTTACATCACCGTTAAATGCCTTAAGGTACTCCTTTTCCCATATTTCATAAAGCTCTAAAAAAATCTCTTCAGACGTTTTGCCCGTTCTTTTTCTGATTTCTGTCTCAGCTTTTATATCATCTACTCTCTTCTTAAATCTCTCATAAGAACCAAAAGGCTTAATTATTTCATCGTAAATTTTCTTATCCATCTTAAAGGATACTTTCTAACAATAAAATAAATTTTTAAGTAGATACCACTACAGAAACACTCTATTTCTTTTTCTTATTTAATCTAGGTTTTTCGTTAAAAATAAATCAATTAAAATTAAGTAGTTTTCAATTAAAAAGGAGATAAGTTGTAGAGTACTAGTTATCGTAAATAACCTTTACTAAGTCCTTTACGAGTGTGGAGATAGTATAATCATTAACCTATTTATATTACGAGTGTTACTTATAGGTATGAAACCTGTAATTAGGCAAGACTTAGCGTGTTCCTCTTGTGGTAGTCATCACGTTGTTAAGTCTGGCAAGTCTGCTGGTAGGCAGAAGTATTTGTGTAGAGATTGTGGTAAGTATTTCCTTGCTGATGCTTCTTACCACCATCACTCTAGAAAGCTTAGAGAGGAGGCTTTGAGGTTATATGCTAATGGTATGAATATGAGGGCTATTGCTAGGACTTTGAGTGTTCCCTTGGGTACTGTTTTCACCTGGATTAAGCGTTAAGGTAGGCAGAGACACAAGAAGCTTGTGGAGGAAGGCTAAGGATTTGGTTACGGGTATGGTTGTTGCTATGGTTGTTGATAACATGTAGACTTACTTCTTTAAGGCGTTTTACAAGTGGGTTTTTACTTGTTTCGTTTACACTTTCCTCGGCCTTTACGTTCTATTCTCAGTTGGGGATAGGGATGAGAAGTCCTTCAAGGAAATTTTACATATACTCCAGAGGGTGGCTTAGTGATGATTACAAGGTCTACTTCTCCTTAAGGAATCATACTGTGGTCAAGTTTGTTAATCCTAATGAGTCTTTACACTCCACGTTGAGGGATAAACTCGTTAAGAGGTCTACAAAGACTGAGGAGTTTGGAGATGATGAAGTGTTCTCTAGCAATAGTCTTGTGGGAGAGAAAATTAATTCCAGAATTTGTAGGTTAATAACAACACTATCTCGACACTCGCCATTTTTATGTTATCTTTCAAAAAGGAAAAGAGAGGATCCTTGGTATTTGGCTCCCTTTTACTCTGTTTTGGTCCACAGTCCGAGTAGTTAAATACTTTCTGTTTCTTAAATACTTCTAATGCCATCCTTCTATACTTTTCCTCGTATTTCCCTCTCATTAGAAATTACGACTAATGATAGGACAAATGACCCTCTGACTTCTATTGATAAGGCTTCTGGATTCGTCAACAGAGATTATCGTCCATTAGAACAAATAGAAGATTAAGAATAAATTTTATAGAGTTCAATTCATAAAATAACTATTATTCTAACAATCCAGAATTATCCTGCTCGTATACACTCACAGTCCTTAACATTTAGTTATACTAATATACAATTGTATAAATCTTTTACCTTATTATTCACGTCAGAAAGGGAAAAGTTAAATCTCACTTAAGTACATCAGCTCTTTTCTTAAGAAGAACTTCGTCATCCTCTACTATCGCCATTTGTTATTAATAATAATAAGAAAATGCATATTACCTAGTTAACAAATTCACCCTATTTATCTTATAATAAACGTTAACAAAGGCTATGGTCTTCAAAAGCTTAGCTGGAAAACCCACAATTGGAGATCCCAAGAAGACTCCCATGAAGTTACTGTCAATATCGACTACATCAGCCAAAGCTCTAGGTTTAAACTTATCATCTCTACCCTCAATGGCATTAGTTATTGCATGTATTCCAGACTGCATTGATACGTCAGCGTTAGAGGGATAGAAAGTAGATGCACATGCCCCAGCTCCGTAAACGTCCTTATAATCGACAGACGACAAATCCTCATTTACCTCCATTTTACCGTTCTTAAGACTAAGCTTGAGTTTCTCCAGAAAATCAGACCCCTTTATACCCCCAGCGTAGAACACGTGGTCAGCCGAGAACTCTCCCTTATCAGTTATAACAGTCTTACCCCTAATCTCCTCTACAGAAGCGTTTAGAACCAATTCAACCCCCAACTGGCTTAAAATCCTCTCTGCTCTCAAGGAGATCTGTTCGGGCATGTGGGGTAATATTCTATGTCCCCTATTTATCAGCATAATCCTCTCCTTTTTCATCCTCTTGAACCTACTCAACAACTCCACTGTGGAACCAATGACCTCAACCCCTAAATCTCCTCCACCAATTGCGATTAGACTCTTCGCTTTAACTATCTCCTCACGAATCTTCAAAGCATCATTAAATGTTTCTAACTTCATCACGTGGTCTTTGGCTCCCTTAATCTTGGACAGGTCTTGAGAATATCCTAAAGCTATTATCAACTTGTCGTAACTTATATCCCCCATATCCGTGATCACCTTCTTTTCCCTAAAGTTCACGTTTACAACTTCTGCTAGGACATCTGGCTTCCTATAATGAGTTGAGTTCTCTCCATAGGCTATTGTATCAATGAGTTTAGGAGTCAGCAGAAACCTATCACTTTTATCTATTAAAATTGACTCCTTAGGATATTTACACTTAGCAGCTATTCCAGCAAACCCTCCTCCAATTATCACAACTCTCATCGCCTCACTCCTCTTCAGATGGTTCCAGCTTTTCCCTAAACACAGACAACACGTAGTTCTTAGCCTGTGTGAAGGTTAGTTTAGGTGGCATTGGTCTCTCATTGGGATCAACAATAGCGTTTAGTACAAAGGGTTCCTCACTCTCGCTCATCTCCTTAATAGCTGAGGGTAGATCCTTAGGGTCCTCAACTGTGATACCCTTTATCCCTATGGCTTCAGCCAACTTACTGAAATCTGGATTGTATAAATCAACTCCCCACTCTGGATATCCCATAACTTCTTGCTCGAACTTGATCATACCCAGTTTCGAATTGTTAAACACTACCACCTTAATCGGTCTGGAGTACTTCTTGGCAGTTATCAACTCCATCATGGTCATAGCAAATCCTCCATCTCCCACTAACGCTAAGACTTTATCATAAACGAATGACGCACCTACTGCTCCAGGCACTCCTATACCCATTGAACCCAACCACGCTGAGAAAACGAATCTCTGATTGCCAGATGCCCTAAAGTTCCTCGCACCCCACATAGTCACGTTTCCAGTATCTACAACAACAACTCCCTCTGTGAAGACTTTAGATAACTCATAAGCTACCATTTGAGGCTTCATTGGCTTAGACA includes:
- a CDS encoding ParA family protein, giving the protein MKIRIGIIGLKGGVGKTTIALNTALYLSKKYKVLYIDKDLLSMGSLILGFNGIGFHKAIVEGLGKEQYEYKVNDNLTLFKLYSDPVNEKELHHKVKDIGEKAEKAYVDLVSKGYDIIIVDYGRIFMTNDPLVYDEYEMFKRNFPNYLIAAVGITDAIRNDITDVVKYFLDTINRTKSKPLAFVINMVPQIGDIQKEIDQIVKEISQDVKCDILTIPFDEKLVQYSNMGEAEEMQKVGKLIERILSQG
- a CDS encoding XdhC family protein encodes the protein MKVVVFASSREAEMEEPIFCDRDTVRVDASKCTGKGINVAPFIARYLKDLGFHVLVVDPFAEESYYEADEVIKGTTFQIPDDVVKDNYVIVATRHVYDTWAIMKSIYGGAKEIAVIMSLKRAEVILKRLIQAGIDKEKLKKLRIPAGLDIGAKSEKEIALSIVAEVLAVTRGSMGLPLREVKGFEKLLEKL
- a CDS encoding APC family permease, which translates into the protein MKEEINKEEELNKGNKKLSFKDIFFISFGGQAPFISLLTFGTVIIGKVGTQAPFAMLVATLVVLFNGVVIYSLSGRFKRGGGYYTYAFYSLTSRLGLNTGWNYLLYGLAYGGTLLTGGAYVLYTIISTYVPSTILPSIFYDQWFYALIIGIIATSIVLAGVQVSAKYAIGASIVEILIISLLSLLFLYDSKWNFYNPIPSSITPTLISAVVFGLGIPTGYGSIAPLGGETNPKTIGKAAISVLLFGGGLATFFFYSLAAMNFTGNLIDYLLFRFGLIGTFIIALIALSDGTLGGMTYILADSRTLKAMAEDRIMPSGLSKVKYSELLVGLVFITALTAMSYTFGLYNTFTILGALAGLNNLFVHISANSSLIRIASKRALKHLHEIFIGIFASLVSISVFLYSLPTFNKYIVYLFFGWIILGFIYAEALEISRESGEEEGSKG
- a CDS encoding PaREP1 family protein, which codes for METKIPTIEKHRNAYIKIRVIESLDELALGLKLLKEGFSRNSANKIFLSWKALMSALTVMNLEKMPRNEKEKEWYYKTGFLAPTTGLKGISQRLEELGYKVNHLTSTALELHRYAYNGLYKGASDYSDREEAIRDILQLAKDILTSVRELFKDYWDSEIEQHYKIAEKEMSS
- a CDS encoding DUF6036 family nucleotidyltransferase, with the protein product MEKISEALQRLVKALEKANCRYVIVGGLIAIHYGRNRITQDIDVVVDTDKVELLISALKDKGFEFSERELLEAFKERSRVTLFFPGNIFFHIDLKFAKDELDYEVLNGRIRGELLGIPCWIESVEDIVVAKLIYGSSQDEEDVIAILLNYGLSEGLKEKAKKFGVYDKLCGIAEIIGLAC
- a CDS encoding NAD(P)/FAD-dependent oxidoreductase — protein: MRVVIIGGGFAGIAAKCKYPKESILIDKSDRFLLTPKLIDTIAYGENSTHYRKPDVLAEVVNVNFREKKVITDMGDISYDKLIIALGYSQDLSKIKGAKDHVMKLETFNDALKIREEIVKAKSLIAIGGGDLGVEVIGSTVELLSRFKRMKKERIMLINRGHRILPHMPEQISLRAERILSQLGVELVLNASVEEIRGKTVITDKGEFSADHVFYAGGIKGSDFLEKLKLSLKNGKMEVNEDLSSVDYKDVYGAGACASTFYPSNADVSMQSGIHAITNAIEGRDDKFKPRALADVVDIDSNFMGVFLGSPIVGFPAKLLKTIAFVNVYYKINRVNLLTR